The Stigmatopora argus isolate UIUO_Sarg chromosome 16, RoL_Sarg_1.0, whole genome shotgun sequence genome has a window encoding:
- the mpx gene encoding eosinophil peroxidase, with product MLFLLFLLGVCLVPAHPKPAEYLGSSFLQQCFEEAKQIVDDAYTYSRAESLRRVRKDVVSPHDVLRLMKQPRGETRSFVRSADYMAQTLRLVHDRVRLIHKRSLNATDLLSAEDLENLSRITGCAAQIRPPPCSSTQNLDKYRTATSVCNNKQNPRLGASNTPFTRWLPAEYDDGISIPKGWDVNRTFNNFLLPLVRQVSNNILSTTDEGVVSDGQLSHMVTLYGQWNDHDLTFTPFSPSIRSFSNGVDCEESCERTEPCIPIAIPPGDPRLPTGPDSCLPSFRSAPACGTGNSAYNFGGEPNKREQINALTAFQDMGQVYGSETKLALSLRDLNSDSGLMRVNTEFRDNGRELLPFNPMQVKMCATHRNVTNDTNAPEVPCFIAGDTRVDENVALTSIHTLFLREHNRLARQLKRLNPHWDGETLYQEARKIMGAYSQVFLIRDYLPHILGPDAISRFLGPYPGYNPNVDPRISNVFATAAYRFAHLAIQPTLSRLDSNNRESRQFPNIPLFKAFFTPWRITFEGGIDSLLRGLVGRPAKLNTQDNMLVNALRERLFQFARHLALDLGALNMQRARDHGLPGYNAWRKFCNLSEPTNVAELAQVLNNRGLARRLLQLYGTPANIDVWLGGVAEPFVRGGRVGPLFACLIGTQFQKIRQGDRLWYENPGVFLPKQRAALYTATLSGIICDNTGIDSIPRDVFSIPSRQNQPVRCKNVRSINLLPWRERRCTDPLENGSCPDLESESEDGNDPESEVENQEILQERLDIKLPDFVLKNLDESV from the exons AtgctttttcttctcttcttgCTGGGCGTCTGCCTGGTGCCAGCACATCCAAAACCAGCCG AATATCTTGGCAGCTCTTTCCTTCAGCAATGTTTTGAAGAAGCCAAGCAGATTGTTGATGATGCCTACACCTACTCCAGAGCAGA AAGTCTGAGACGCGTGCGCAAGGACGTCGTGAGTCCTCACGACGTTTTGCGCCTGATGAAGCAGCCTCGCGGAGAGACTCGCTCCTTTGTGAGGTCTGCAGACTACATGGCGCAGACCCTGCGCCTGGTGCACGACAGGGTCCGCCTCATCCACAAACGCTCCCTCAACGCAACAG ATTTGCTCTCGGCGGAGGATCTGGAGAATCTGAGCAGAATAACGGGATGTGCGGCGCAAATCAGGCCACCGCCTTGTAGTAGCACACAAAACTTGGACAAGTATCGCACGGCTACCAGCGTCTGCAACAACAA ACAAAACCCCCGCCTCGGAGCATCCAACACGCCCTTCACCCGTTGGCTTCCCGCCGAATACGACGACGGCATCTCGATCCCTAAAGGATGGGACGTCAACCGAACGTTCAACAACTTCCTCCTTCCCCTG GTCCGTCAGGTGTCCAATAACATCCTGAGCACCACGGACGAAGGGGTGGTCAGCGACGGACAGCTTTCGCACATGGTGACGTTGTACGGCCAGTGGAACGACCACGACCTCACCTTCACGCCCTTTTCACCCAGCATTCGCTCCTTCAGCAACGGGGTGGATTGCGAAGAGAGCTGCGAGCGCACCGAGCCGTGCATCCCCATCGCG ATTCCGCCCGGCGACCCACGCTTGCCAACCGGGCCAGACAGCTGCTTACCTTCGTTCAGATCCGCTCCCGCGTGCGGGACGGGAAACTCGGCTTACAACTTTGGAGGAGAGCCCAACAAGCGGGAGCAGATCAACGCTTTGACCGCCTTCCAGGATATGGGCCAGGTTTACGGCTCCGAGACCAAGCTGGCCCTCAGCCTCCGCGACCTGAACAGCGACAGCGGCCTGATGCGCGTTAATACCGAGTTCCGTGACAACGGACGGGAGCTGCTGCCCTTTAACCCGATGcaggtgaaaatgtgtgccacCCACAGGAATGTGACCAATGACACCAACGCCCCCGAGGTGCCCTGTTTTATTGCAG GTGACACCCGGGTAGATGAGAACGTGGCGCTGACCTCCATTCACACTTTGTTCTTGCGTGAACACAACCGCCTAGCCCGTCAGCTGAAAAGATTAAATCCCCATTGGGATGGCGAGACGCTGTATCAGGAAGCTCGCAAGATCATGGGAGCTTACTCACAG GTGTTTTTAATCCGCGACTACCTGCCGCACATACTTGGACCCGATGCCATTTCCAGGTTCCTGGGGCCTTACCCTGGCTACAACCCTAACGTGGACCCCAGGATCTCCAATGTCTTTGCCACGGCAGCCTACCGCTTCGCTCACTTGGCCATCCAACCCACCTTGTCCCGCCTGGACAGCAACAACAGAGAGAGTAGACAGTTCCCAAACATCCCTTTGTTTAAAGCCTTCTTCACTCCCTGGAGAATCACCTTTGAGG GTGGGATTGACTCCCTGCTGCGTGGTTTGGTGGGCCGTCCTGCTAAATTGAACACTCAGGACAACATGCTGGTGAACGCTCTGAGAGAGAGGCTCTTCCAGTTCGCGCGGCACCTGGCTCTGGACTTGGGAGCCCTCAACATGCAAAGGGCGCGTGACCACGGCTTGCCCG GCTACAACGCTTGGCGCAAATTCTGTAACCTGTCCGAGCCCACGAACGTGGCAGAGCTGGCTCAGGTGCTGAACAACAGAGGTCTGGCTCGCAGGCTACTGCAACTCTACGGCACGCCCGCTAACATCGACGTCTGGCTGGGAGGCGTGGCCGAGCCCTTTGTCCGCGGAGGCCGCGTGGGGCCTCTGTTTGCCTGCCTCATCGGCACCCAGTTTCAGAAGATCCGCCAGGGCGACAG GCTGTGGTACGAGAATCCGGGCGTCTTTTTGCCGAAGCAAAGAGCCGCCCTGTATACTGCCACTCTATCCGGAATCATCTGTGACAACACGGGCATCGACTCCATCCCCAGAGACGTCTTCAGCATCCCTTCCAGGCAAAACCAGCCAGTACGTTGTAAGAATGTGCGAAGCATTAACCTGTTGCCATGGAGAGAGAGGAGATGTACGGATCCCCTAG AAAATGGTTCCTGCCCCGATCTCGAGTCGGAATCTGAAGATGGAAACGACCCGGAGTCcgaggtggaaaatcaggaaattttacaGGAGAGGCTGGATATTAAG CTGCCAGACTTCGTGTTGAAGAACTTGGACGAATCAGTGTGA